The following proteins are encoded in a genomic region of Zea mays cultivar B73 chromosome 9, Zm-B73-REFERENCE-NAM-5.0, whole genome shotgun sequence:
- the LOC103640056 gene encoding L-type lectin-domain containing receptor kinase SIT2-like codes for MFVTTYSADSIHQIHELEKAGDAAVEDDAAFGSLVAMASKPPPTPIAAQVAQQIRSARKMSHKAGLPFSDTTDHLFVMELDTNQNTEFRVIIGNHVLVSVPSAIASYYDDGDRAFHNLTLASSEARQVRMDYDDEERRVDVTMASLRMAKPSSPLLSTVFTDVARVGSVVNVASKLSCTSFDAQVVLDEMPTSDWRLLGRFLDV; via the coding sequence ATGTTCGTGACGACTTACTCAGCAGATTCCATCCATCAGATTCATGAGCTCGAGAAGGCTGGGGATGCCGCGGTGGAGGATGACGCCGCCTTCGGCTCCTTGGTGGCTATGGCCAGCAAGCCTCCTCCTACGCCGATTGCTGCCCAGGTGGCACAACAGATCCGTTCCGCTAGAAAAATGTCCCACAAGGCCGGCCTCCCCTTCTCTGATACTACCGACCACCTCTTCGTCATGGAGCTCGACACCAACCAGAATACTGAGTTCCGTGTCATCATCGGCAACCACGTTCTCGTCTCCGTTCCTTCGGCCATCGCCAGCTACTACGACGACGGCGACCGTGCCTTCCACAACTTGACGCTCGCAAGCAGTGAGGCGAGGCAGGTGCGGATGGACTACGACGACGAGGAAAGGCGTGTTGACGTGACCATGGCTTCCCTGAGAATGGCTAAGCCCAGCAGTCCACTGCTCTCCACGGTGTTCACCGATGTGGCCCGCGTCGGCTCTGTGGTGAATGTGGCAAGCAAGCTGTCTTGTACCTCGTTTGATGCTCAAGTGGTGCTCGATGAAATGCCCACGAGCGACTGGAGGTTACTTGGCCGCTTCCTCGACGTCTAG